A single genomic interval of Daucus carota subsp. sativus chromosome 1, DH1 v3.0, whole genome shotgun sequence harbors:
- the LOC108196765 gene encoding squalene monooxygenase SE2 has product MILDKYVLRYIFSFLVGPLVLILSFLLWRREKHGVGDVNDVNQVTGDEWSEKVAGSADDIIIVGAGVAGSALAYTLGKDGRRVHVIERDLTEQDRIVGELLQPGGYLKLIELGLEDCVNGIDAQRVFGYALYMDGKNTRLSYPLEKFHSDVAGRSFHNGRFIQRMREKAASLPNVRMEQGTVTSLVENKGTIKGVHYKNKNGQELSAYAPLTIVCDGCFSNLRRSLCDPKVDVPSCFVGLILENIDLPYINHGHVILANPSPILFYKISSTEVRCLVDVPGQKVPSVANGELAHYLKTVVAPQIPPELCESFISAIDKGNIKMMPNRSMPANPHPTPGALLLGDAFNMRHPLTGGGMTVALSDIVLIRDLLRPLRNLHDASTLCKYLESFYTLRKPVASTINTLAGALYKVFCASPDKARQEMRSACFDYLSLGGICSEGPISLLSGLNPRPLSLFFHFFGVAIYGVGRLCIPFPSPKRMWLGARVISGASGIIFPIIKSEGVRQMFFPATIPAYYRSPPITDQSKVLV; this is encoded by the exons ATGATTCTTGATAAATATGTATTGCGCTACATCTTTAGTTTTCTTGTTGGGCCTCTTGTCTTGATACTCAGCTTCCTATTATGGAGAAGAGAGAAACATGGTGTTGGTGATGTTAATGATGTTAATCAAGTTACTGGAGATGAGTGGTCGGAAAAAGTTGCCGGAAGTGCTGATGACATCATCATTGTCGGAGCTGGGGTTGCCGGTTCTGCACTTGCTTATACTCTGGGCAAA GACGGCCGGAGAGTACATGTCATTGAAAGAGACTTGACTGAGCAAGACAGGATTGTTGGTGAACTTCTACAGCCTGGAggctatttaaaattaattgaattaggCCTCGAGG ATTGTGTGAATGGAATTGATGCGCAGCGAGTTTTTGGATATGCCCTTTACATGGATGGTAAAAATACGCGACTTTCATATCCGTTGGAAAAATTTCATTCAGATGTAGCTGGTAGAAGTTTTCATAATGGGCGTTTCATACAGCGAATGAGGGAGAAAGCTGCCTCACTTCCAAA TGTACGGATGGAACAAGGAACTGTGACATCTCTGGTTGAGAACAAGGGAACTATAAAAGGAGTGCACTACAAAAACAAGAATGGCCAAGAACTCTCAGCATACGCTCCTCTAACAATTGTTTGTGATGGTTGTTTCTCTAATCTTCGACGTTCCTTGTGTGATCCGAAG GTCGATGTGCCATCATGTTTTGTTGGTCTGATTTTGGAAAATATTGATCTTCCATACATCAACCATGGACATGTTATTCTGGCCAATCCTTCACCGATCTTGTTCTACAAAATTAGTAGTACCGAGGTTCGCTGTTTAGTTGATGTGCCTGGACAAAAGGTGCCTTCTGTTGCCAATGGTGAATTAGCTCATTATCTGAAGACAGTTGTTGCTCCTCAG ATTCCCCCTGAACTATGCGAGTCTTTCATATCAGCAATTGACAAAGGGAACATAAAAATGATGCCAAACAGAAGCATGCCAGCTAATCCTCATCCCACTCCAGGTGCACTTCTATTGGGAGATGCTTTCAATATGCGTCACCCCTTAACCGGTGGAGGAATGACCGTAGCCTTATCTGATATCGTCTTGATTCGGGATCTTCTTAGACCATTGCGTAATCTCCATGATGCATCCACTCTATGCAAATACCTCGAATCATTTTACACCCTCCGCAAG CCGGTAGCATCTACTATAAATACATTGGCAGGCGCTCTTTATAAAGTATTTTGTGCATCACCTGACAAAGCAAGGCAAGAAATGCGTAGTGCTTGCTTTGATTATCTAAGCCTTGGAGGGATCTGCTCAGAAGGACCGATTTCCTTACTTTCTGGCTTAAATCCGCGGCCACTTAGCCTGTTTTTCCATTTCTTTGGTGTGGCTATTTATGGCGTTGGTCGTTTGTGTATTCCATTTCCCTCACCAAAACGCATGTGGCTTGGAGCTAGAGTCATATCA GGAGCATCTGGAATCATATTTCCCATCATAAAGTCTGAGGGGGTTCGACAAATGTTCTTCCCTGCAACTATTCCAGCATATTACAGGTCTCCTCCCATTACAGATCAAAGCAAAGTACTTGTGTAG
- the LOC108205625 gene encoding uncharacterized protein LOC108205625, producing the protein MSSAEGESSQSQQPTNGPRVRTRPDPFLITCRCFSFITCLASILCIIVNVLSAVRSFKNNSDLFDGIFRCYAVVIAIIVVVAETEWEVVMRFSKVLEYWVGRGMLQIFVAVMTRAFPEISTNRKDLLLLQNVASYMLLACGVVYVVSGLLCIGHLKRARQKKEVSAEQAIKDLEELERRREELEALLIVERAA; encoded by the exons ATGTCTTCTGCTGAAGGAGAGAGCTCGCAGTCGCAGCAGCCGACGAATGGACCCAGAGTTCGAACTAGACCCGACCCGTTTCTCATTACCTGTCGTTGCTTCAGCTTTATTACTTGTCTTGCTTCAATTCTTTGCATCATTGTCAATGTTCTCTCCGCTGTTCGATCTTTTAAGAACAATTCCGAt CTATTTGATGGAATTTTCCGGTGTTACGCCGTTGTGATTGCTATTATTGTGGTTGTTGCTGAGACAGAATGGGAAGTGGTTATGAGGTTTTCGAAG GTATTGGAATATTGGGTTGGCAGGGGTATGCTGCAGATCTT TGTTGCTGTGATGACCAGAGCTTTTCCTGAAATTTCCACCAATAGGAAAGACCTTCTTCTTCTCCAGAATGTTGCTAGCTACATGCTCCTTGCTTGCGGTGTAGTTTATGTTGTATCA GGACTCCTCTGCATTGGACATCTTAAACGTGCTCGTCAGAAAAAGGAAGTGTCAGCAGAACAAGCTATAAAAGATCTGGAA GAACTGGAACGCCGTAGAGAAGAACTTGAAGCACTATTAATTGTAGAAAGGGCTGCGTGA
- the LOC135153024 gene encoding uncharacterized protein LOC135153024, with amino-acid sequence MHPYDLNPGSDSLRWLQMAEKLLTTRDLIGSKSFAAKALESDPNSEAAEQILAIADTLIAGDKQASSNHLDWYSILQLARRTHDSELIGLQYKRLGVLLNPNRNKYPFAEHAYKLVTEAWLVLSNPSRKFRFDNEFGNSNSTHFNFIQTHFDNTQQQSSRISGGGSGSSGSGAQFDFMQGGSGGMQFVQQQQQVFAPQARPFFGEEQQQQIVESLSNQGHWASQGKQVLVRPQPQQPLVRPHPQQTWFQQPEAQTHVQHPLPQAQPHIQQPSHWAQSRPQSLPQSLAESGEQSTQPLHWAQHPPLPQPQAQSWMQQALPRPQMQPLNEPRPPLEFLEQPQQDLNSSQPLSELLQQPQQPWMQQSLPSPQIQTSSLEPQPQPQPQPQPQPQPQPQPHPQKTPPESREGVNNGEQFGLGENGDTDDNHENNINVEEPSNFWTVCAYCYSMYEYSGIYVDCTLRCQNCKKAFHAVKTEAPPAVSDGEDAYVCCWGYFPIGISMSYLEKRKAEASSWQPFSKMFTFRNTPAFPQGGTFPEGGHRSHPNSGPRIYIDDDDELDIFYGISSDDESDDDWQHYPKSKKAKSTTRKVSTARKVKQPQALAEMGQYSNTGNSHSEVVAQDGTGVSGPDVAVPIVPEPAVLSVQLPKAAMNDTDKKVVETSKKNVSVPIRKQPGRAAKDLGKLDGVVAQVGSGASLPDAAEVSFMPTNQPEDCGKPGEVDGVVAQEGSGVSVSDMTVVSVPERMLPGRVVAEDVGDAVVAEDGSGVSLPEAAEVSVPTIKHPDGVSNDLGKLDGVDVAVAQGGSGVHMPDVALVSVTPRKQLGRVAKDLAKPDGVIAQSGISVGVPDLSTPNVPVAEANKKVIGEAEKKAVAGSSKKRVSVPTRKQPGRVAKDLGKLDLNVEFNNEVEGPARGTSGRTKSVNGGEENVDGVAFFEGLDEYLSSLPILSADAGGKAKGV; translated from the coding sequence ATGCACCCCTACGATCTCAACCCTGGGTCGGACTCTCTCCGGTGGCTCCAAATGGCGGAGAAGCTGCTCACGACCCGCGATTTAATCGGAAGCAAGTCATTCGCCGCCAAAGCCCTAGAATCCGACCCGAACTCCGAGGCCGCGGAGCAGATCTTGGCGATTGCAGACACACTGATTGCCGGTGACAAGCAGGCGAGCAGTAATCATCTGGATTGGTACTCGATTTTGCAACTCGCTCGCCGGACTCATGACTCGGAGCTTATCGGGTTACAGTATAAGCGACTCGGCGTGTTGTTGAACCCGAACCGGAACAAGTATCCGTTTGCGGAGCACGCGTATAAGCTTGTCACGGAGGCGTGGTTAGTATTGTCCAATCCTTCGCGAAAATTTCGGTTTGATAATGAATTTGGGAATAGTAATAGTAcgcattttaattttattcaaacgCATTTTGATAATACGCAACAGCAGAGTAGTCGAATTAGTGGTGGTGGTAGTGGTAGTAGTGGTAGTGGTGCGCAGTTTGATTTTATGCAGGGAGGGAGTGGGGGAATGCAATTTgttcagcagcagcagcaagtGTTTGCTCCGCAAGCGAGGCCGTTTTTCGGTGAGGAGCAACAGCAGCAAATTGTGGAAAGTTTGAGTAATCAAGGGCATTGGGCGAGTCAGGGGAAGCAAGTGTTGGTAAGGCCTCAACCGCAGCAACCGTTGGTGAGGCCTCATCCGCAGCAGACTTGGTTTCAGCAGCCCGAGGCTCAGACTCATGTACAACATCCTTTACCACAAGCACAGCCTCATATACAGCAGCCTTCACATTGGGCTCAGTCACGGCCGCAATCATTACCTCAGTCTCTGGCGGAGTCCGGAGAACAGTCAACACAGCCTTTGCATTGGGCTCAGCATCCGCCTCTGCCACAGCCTCAGGCCCAATCTTGGATGCAACAGGCTTTGCCTAGGCCTCAGATGCAACCTTTAAATGAGCCTCGGCCTCCACTTGAGTTCCTAGAACAGCCACAACAGGATTTGAATTCGTCTCAACCGCTGTCTGAGCTTCTTCAACAGCCACAACAACCTTGGATGCAACAGTCTTTGCCTAGTCCTCAGATACAAACATCATCACTCGAGCCTCAGCCTCAGCCTCAGCCTCAACCTCAGCCTCAACCTCAACCTCAACCTCAGCCTCATCCACAAAAGACTCCACCCGAGTCCCGAGAGGGGGTGAACAATGGTGAACAGTTTGGCTTGGGAGAAAATGGTGATACTGATGATAATCATGAGAATAATATTAATGTGGAGGAACCTTCTAATTTTTGGACTGTATGTGCATATTGCTATAGTATGTATGAATATTCTGGTATTTATGTCGACTGTACACTCCGGTGCCAAAATTGTAAGAAAGCATTTCATGCTGTCAAAACTGAAGCCCCGCCAGCTGTTTCTGACGGGGAAGATGCTTATGTATGCTGTTGGGGATATTTCCCCATTGGGATTTCAATGTCGTATTTGGAGAAACGAAAGGCAGAAGCTTCAAGCTGGCAACCATTTTCGAAGATGTTCACTTTTCGTAATACGCCTGCTTTTCCTCAAGGGGGTACTTTTCCTGAAGGAGGTCATCGTAGTCATCCGAACTCAGGTCCCAGGATCtatattgatgatgatgatgagttgGATATTTTTTACGGCATATCATCTGATGACGAATCTGATGATGACTGGCAGCATTATCCAAAGAGCAAAAAAGCTAAGAGCACTACAAGGAAGGTTTCGACTGCTAGAAAGGTTAAGCAACCACAAGCGTTGGCAGAAATGGGTCAATATAGCAATACAGGGAATTCTCATAGTGAAGTTGTAGCACAAGATGGTACTGGTGTTAGTGGGCCTGATGTGGCAGTGCCAATTGTGCCTGAACCGGCAGTACTGAGTGTCCAACTGCCTAAGGCTGCAATGAATGACACTGATAAAAAAGTAGTTGAGACTAGTAAGAAAAATGTGTCTGTTCCTATTAGAAAGCAACCAGGTAGAGCTGCAAAAGATTTGGGGAAGCTGGATGGAGTAGTAGCACAAGTGGGGTCAGGTGCCAGTTTGCCTGATGCAGCAGAAGTATCTTTTATGCCAACAAATCAACCAGAGGACTGTGGGAAGCCAGGTGAAGTCGATGGAGTCGTTGCACAAGAGGGATCAGGTGTTAGTGTGTCTGATATGACAGTAGTGTCTGTTCCTGAAAGAATGCTTCCAGGAAGAGTTGTAGCAGAGGATGTAGGTGATGCAGTTGTAGCTGAGGATGGATCGGGAGTTAGTTTACCTGAAGCGGCAGAAGTGTCTGTTCCTACAATAAAGCACCCTGATGGAGTTTCGAATGATTTGGGGAAGCTGGATGGAGTGGATGTAGCTGTGGCACAGGGGGGATCTGGTGTTCACATGCCTGATGTCGCATTAGTCTCTGTTACTCCAAGAAAGCAATTAGGTAGGGTTGCAAAGGATTTGGCGAAGCCAGATGGAGTCATAGCTCAATCGGGGATAAGTGTTGGTGTGCCTGATTTGTCAACACCTAATGTCCCAGTGGCTGAGGCAAATAAGAAAGTAATTGGTGAGGCTGAGAAGAAAGCAGTAGCAGGAAGTAGTAAGAAAAGGGTGTCTGTTCCTACAAGGAAGCAGCCAGGTAGAGTTGCAAAGGATTTGGGGAAGCTGGATTTGAATGTGGAGTTCAATAATGAGGTCGAAGGGCCTGCTCGTGGAACAAGTGGACGGACCAAGTCAGTAAATGGGGGAGAAGAAAATGTTGATGGTGTTGCCTTTTTTGAGGGTCTGGATGAATATCTGAGTAGCTTACCCATACTCTCTGCTGATGCTGGTGGTAAGGCTAAAGGCGTCTAG